The DNA sequence TCGTAGGCGCAGAAGATAAACAAAGTatggtaaaaatttcattacctCATTTTCtgagaataattaattttaattacgtttttgttaaaagttcttccatttcctggtacatTACCCATTAATTCCCTTTCATTTCCTTgtacatttccctttaatttccctccatttccttgtatatttccctataatttcgCCCCATATCTCTGTGATATTTCCTGTcttaacaatgttgcaaatcctCCGCTCAAAATAGaaacaacaatgttgcaaatcgctccgcTAAAACTTCTATAATGTTGCAAacccaacaatgttgcaaatcgcttctCCCGAGACTTTNNNNNNNNNNAAATCGCTTCTCCCGAGACTTTCACAATGTTGCAAACACAACAATGTACAAGGAATTGAAGGGGAATGAATGGGTAATGTATCGGAAAATGAAGGGAAACTAAAGGGAAACGTGATATGAAATGAAGGAGAATTAATGGGATATGTACCATGAAATGAAGGGAAACTAATGGGGAGAAGTGTTAGGAGGTGTTTAAAGGTGTTAGGAAGTGTTAGGAAGACATAGGAGGTGTTTGAAGGTGATAGAAAGTATTAGGATGTGTCAGAAGGCGTTAGAAGTTGCCAGGAAGTATTAGAAGGTGGTAAGAAGTGTTAGGATGTGTTTTATGGTATTAGGAATTGTTAAGAGGTGTCAGGAAATGTTAGGAGTTGTTAGGAGATGCTAGGAAGTGTCATGAGTTGTCAGGAATTATTAGGAGGTGTTAGGAGACGTTAGAAGTTGTTAGGCGACGTTAGAAAGTGTTAGGAGGTGCCCAAAGATGAACGAAAAGTTGGTGTCTGTCATCGATGAACGACGTGGCGTGAACGAATAGTTGGTGTCTTTCACGAGTGACTGATGTGGTTTGAACAGAAAGTGAAAGAATACATGTCACCAAGTTAGCGCGGAGTATGTCCCTCTTGAATGGCAACCGATGCTAATCTGTTTGTAGACTCGGTTACTAAATCGTAGGCGCAGAAATGCCCCTGTTATGCGGCAACCTATTTGGTTGTCATCAAAAAGTTGCCGCGTGCTCGATTTTACAACTACTACGTTTagtacttttattattcaaaatcataatcaaataataatttcagaattttattatcgaaaactTATCAGTTTCACATATTTCTACGCGTCTACTTTAGGATTAAGAAATACAGGAGGTTCATAAAGGTTACTAATGATttttcgtgtttctttttcgtaaaTACAAGAATGATACGTATTGCGCTTTTcagcaaatattataaatagagaCATTACTAAACATAACAGGGTCCCTTAATTAGTAGAAATCCttttgatgaatatttttattacaaaaatgcGGTGACGTGAATAATCAAATAGATATATGTTTTGTAAACATATTTCCAATTCTTGTATGTAGTTATCAATTAAAGGAAATGGTATGACAACCACCACATTAATACAGGTTGAATACCTGCtacaaacaatataaaatatagtctTCTTTTGTTACCAGAAGCTGTATATGAACTATGGGTCTGTGGAATAAcccttaattttaatgaccGCATAAGGAAAAATGCTAAAGATCCACTAAAGTACAATAAGACTATGTAATAACCAAGTTTCCGAAATACTAACGAAGCCAAAAGAGCTGCATTAATtccaacatatttataaccaCAATAAACCAGCAAATCTAAAGTTGAAAGACTCGTTTCAAGATTCATTATATAAAGACTTACAGTATGTACCACTAATTCCATAATACCCCATGCAAGAGCAGAACTAGCAGCAATACCTAACTGCTCTATATTAAAACGTTCGTAAACCCCTAGGACTAATCCAGTCAAGACTACATATGTTAGAAACGCCATTGTCGGTATATACATATCAGGTGCATTTTTCTCATAACGTGGTTGCAATGGTACATCTTGTTCGTACTTCACAGACCAgtcctaataaaaatatcaattatttataagtaCATAACATCAGTTACATTATTGAGGCAAATTAAGTGGAATAGCTCGGAGGAgaaaattccatttatatAATAGGTAACAAATAACAGTTCCGTATAGCAACATTTCTTTGGCGAGACAGTCTCTAGATGCACTACATAAGGAATCACACCTCCGAGTTGCACCGTAAACTTGCTGCATCTTTCGTAATACTTACTTTGTGAGAGAACGGAAAAAACAACAAAGCCAATTTTGTAAGGACATAATCTGTATCAACAgcaaaatagtatttcaaagcTGTAATTGGCacaaatctttcaatttgCTGTTTCCCAGTCCCCACTAAAGCATTTCCATATTGCACAGCCATATCTGTAATTATTGGTTGTGCCAATAATTGTGTTGCAAATTGTGGCGATGGATAGGTTTCTCCATAAGTTTCATTAGGTAGATAGTTTGGTGGTGGCGCTGCACTGAATCCATAtgatggtggtggtggtggtggtggtgttTGTTGTTCTGGTACATTAAAACCATATTCTGGGACCATACCATTGTTCATAGGAACTtgctaaaattataaaaaatataattctacaTGTCctatgataaaatattcaatgctGTTTATCACATTTTAATTCTACCTGTTGATTATACATGTATGGACTCTGCGGTATAGGTGGTTGCGTAGATAAACCAGCAGATGGGTCTAATAACCTTTTCGGTTTACCtgtttaaagtaattattacataaattaattataaacaaaatattatataattaatcttTACTGTGATACTACATTTATGATACCATTTTCAAGTATAAAGCTATTTCAacatacaaatgaaaaatgacatttgctaaataaaaatggcTAAAAAATCATAACCTCTATATTCTCTAGCATACTTTATACTATTATGCATTTTATACAGAATACATGAAATCAAAGTTGATGTTTTCTATGAATCTACtaataattcgaaataacgtatgtaaacaataaattattgcgAAGACACACAGCATTTTAATCGTATCGCAAGTTCGCGACACAACAAACTTACCTCGACGTGCACTTGAATGATTGTAATTCATGattgtataaatgaatttgttgaattatttgtGGAAACACCAAACGttaataagatatttattgATTACGGGATTAGACCCGACTATTCGTGCAgagaaaatcgaaaacaattcATACTAGATATACGTCGCCATACCCCGTCATTCATTGCGAAGTCCCACACTCCCACTCCAAATTCGTCATGATTCTCTCATCTTATACTTCTATGCACTTCTTAAATTACGACAATTAGcataattctgtaattaatattcttcaatatttaatcCAATATGCCATAGTAGATATACCAAATGTACTGACCAAAAAGATTTACATTCATAAAACCAATAAACCACTCTgatgaaaaacatatatactAATTGGTTAAGTTGGCCATTAAATGTCAGATGTGTAAAAAGTGTAACCTGTAAAATCATcgttactattatttattactgtaaCTTGAGCGTATCAACATTATACTTACACAACatttttagagactatttTTAGtaagcaagaaaaaaatgtgttagATACGTGTACTATGATATAATATGTTTTACAATGcaatataatatgaaaaatatgtttataagttatattatattattgatattgtTCGTATTAAGagtttataattgaaaatttgaaaaaaaaaagaatttaggGGGCACCCGGGTTTGAACCGGGGACCTCTCGATCTGCAGTCGAATGCTCTACCACTGAGCTATACCCCCAATTGACAGTGACTGTCGATAACTAAGATTAGAACTCAATGACGTCTACACATctcatatttaattacaaaattacttgTTGTATACGTTTTATagattcaataatttataaatgcatCTGTAatctttcttaaatataaagaattacactttatatatttatgtgatATTATATTGTGATATtataaatcgaaaaattatattaagttcTGCATGCTATATTTCGAATGtatgaatatattgaaataataaagcaAGGTTCCCTTTCTTCTATCtttgttttcataaatatgaacctttttatctttaaatattttttaaaaccagaattgtacaacgaatttttattttcataaatatgaacCTGTGTAACTCAAAATATGAAcctttttatctttaaatactttttaaaaccagaattgtatgacgaatttttattttcataaatatgaacctatttaactttaaatacttttcaaaGCTAGGATTGTATACCGTTAATTGTTTTGTAGggaaaataaagatatgtTCTATTCTTacatatcaattattttaagaacTGGTAATTAATGTTCCTTTATTGCTAGTggaaaaataagtatttctGTTTCTATTGATACGTCACTGAGACGTTGGTATCTAAGCAACCCTTACATTAACTGGTCGCGGTATCAGAGGGTTGCCAGTGCGCGTTCCACCCTCGTGTGGTGCGCTTCACAGTCTCCGAAACGAACAAACCTCGTGGACGAAACGTCATTCGGTGTTGCAAACATATTCGAAGATTATAACAACCGTCGCgatggaaaaaaggaaaatgctAACGGTACAATTTCGTGGAAAGTAAGAATCACATTAATTAAGTAACGCTTTCTCTCGACGAACACtcaattaaatcaaaataatttctgcacGTAATTAGAAGAGCACGTGTGACCCTTGCAGTAAAAGAAGATGGTCCTTTGCTTTCGCTTTCGAGCACACTATGTCGATAAtgtgataaataaatacatattctcgcacatttttatttcttgtttaattttcttgtatcTGATTTTCGTACGAATTGCTTGTCGATCAATCATCAATCAGCATCCTTCGTGTCGCAC is a window from the Hylaeus volcanicus isolate JK05 chromosome 7, UHH_iyHylVolc1.0_haploid, whole genome shotgun sequence genome containing:
- the LOC128880526 gene encoding protein YIF1B isoform X2, with the protein product MYNQQQVPMNNGMVPEYGFNVPEQQTPPPPPPPSYGFSAAPPPNYLPNETYGETYPSPQFATQLLAQPIITDMAVQYGNALVGTGKQQIERFVPITALKYYFAVDTDYVLTKLALLFFPFSHKDWSVKYEQDVPLQPRYEKNAPDMYIPTMAFLTYVVLTGLVLGVYERFNIEQLGIAASSALAWGIMELVVHTVSLYIMNLETSLSTLDLLVYCGYKYVGINAALLASLVFRKLGYYIVLLYFSGSLAFFLMRSLKLRVIPQTHSSYTASGNKRRLYFILFVAGIQPVLMWWLSYHFL
- the LOC128880526 gene encoding protein YIF1B isoform X1; this translates as MNYNHSSARRGKPKRLLDPSAGLSTQPPIPQSPYMYNQQQVPMNNGMVPEYGFNVPEQQTPPPPPPPSYGFSAAPPPNYLPNETYGETYPSPQFATQLLAQPIITDMAVQYGNALVGTGKQQIERFVPITALKYYFAVDTDYVLTKLALLFFPFSHKDWSVKYEQDVPLQPRYEKNAPDMYIPTMAFLTYVVLTGLVLGVYERFNIEQLGIAASSALAWGIMELVVHTVSLYIMNLETSLSTLDLLVYCGYKYVGINAALLASLVFRKLGYYIVLLYFSGSLAFFLMRSLKLRVIPQTHSSYTASGNKRRLYFILFVAGIQPVLMWWLSYHFL